Proteins found in one Sorghum bicolor cultivar BTx623 chromosome 1, Sorghum_bicolor_NCBIv3, whole genome shotgun sequence genomic segment:
- the LOC8055691 gene encoding dolichol-phosphate mannosyltransferase subunit 1, with product MEAAAGRKRAYSIIVPTYNERLNVALIVYLIFKHLPDVNFEIIIVDDGSPDGTQDIVKQLQQVYGEDFVLLRARPRKLGLGTAYLHGLKHASGEFVIIMDADLSHHPKYLPSFIRKQKETGADIVTGTRYVKNGGVHGWNLMRKLTSRGANVLAQTLLQPGASDLTGSFRLYKRDVLEDLISSCVSKGYVFQMEMIVRATRKGYHIEEVPITFVDRVFGISKLGGSEIVEYLKGLVYLLLTT from the exons atggaggcggcggcgggccgCAAGCGCGCGTACAGCATCATCGTGCCCACGTACAACGAGCGCCTCAACGTCGCCCTCATCGTCTACCTCATCTTCAAGCACCTCCC GGATGTGAACTTTGAGATCATTATTGTGGATGATGGTAGTCCAGATGGAACTCAGGACATTGTAAAACAACTGCAGCAAGTATATGGTGAAGATTTTGtt CTACTGCGAGCTAGGCCAAGGAAGCTAGGACTTG GTACTGCATATTTACATGGATTAAAGCATGCCTCAGGGGAATTTGTCATTATCATGGATGCAGACCTATCTCACCAT CCAAAATACTTGCCAAGCTTTATTAG GAAACAAAAGGAAACTGGGGCTGACATTGTAACTGGCACACGGTATGTTAAGAATGGTGGTGTCCATGGTTGGAATCTCATGCGCAAGCTGACTAGCAGAGGTGCAAATGTTCTTGCACAAACGTTACTACAGCCTGGAGCTTCAGATTTAACCGGATCATTTAG GCTATATAAGCGAGATGTCCTGGAAGACTTAATCTCCTCATGTGTCAGCAAGGGCTACGTGTTCCAGATGGAGATGATTGTTAGGGCTACTAGGAAAGGTTATCACATTGAAGAG GTTCCAATAACATTTGTCGACAGAGTATTTGGAATTTCAAAACTTGGTGGGTCCGAGATAGTTGAATATTTGAAAGGCCTTGTTTATCTGCTGCTCACAACATGA
- the LOC8057351 gene encoding hemK methyltransferase family member 2 — MADGDGAGAAATGKLAELPSGAEKGLPRRAKASSGRTLNTAQIPLVASHPDVYEPCDDSFALVDALLSDKAQLLTLQPRLCMEVGSGSGYVITSLAIMLRQLGSGAQYLATDINQHAAETTQATLEAHGVHADVIVTDIVSGLDKRLAGMVDVAVVNPPYVPTPVEEVGCKGIASSWAGGLNGRQVIDRILPAVREMLSERGWLYMVALEDNDPSDICHLMSEMGYASRVVLKRCTEEESLYVLKFWRDPHAVSSASPKSSGSESWFSQLPFKSLWHKNS; from the exons TAGCGGCGCCGAGAAGGGACTCCCCAGGAGGGCCAAG GCTTCTTCCGGAAGGACATTAAACACTGCACAAATTCCGCTTGTTGCGAGCCATCCAGATGTGTATGAGCCATGTGATGATTCCTTTGCTCTTGTTGATGCGCTACTCTCAGACAAAGCACAACTTTTGACACTACAGCCAAGGTTATGTATGGAGGTTGGGTCTGGTAGTGGTTATGTCATCACCTCTCTTGCAATCATGCTCAGGCAATTAGGCTCTGGAGCCCAGTACCTAGCAACTGACATCAACCAACATGCTGCCGAGACAACTCAAGCGACCCTTGAAGCTCATGGGGTGCATGCAGATGTGATTGTTACTGATATCGTGTCTGGTCTTGATAAACGCCTTGCTGGTATGGTTGATGTGGCAGTTGTTAACCCTCCTTATGTGCCAACTCCTGTGGAAGAAGTTGGATGCAAGGGCATTGCTTCATCTTGGGCAGGAGGTTTGAACGGGCGTCAAGTGATAGACAGGATCCTTCCTGCTGTGCGTGAGATGCTATCAGAAAGAGGGTGGCTGTACATGGTAGCCCTTGAAGATAATGATCCTTCAGATATATGCCATCTGATGAGCGAGATGGGGTATGCATCACGTGTTGTCTTGAAGAGGTGTACTGAGGAGGAGAGCCTGTATGTTCTCAAGTTCTGGCGAGATCCGCATGCTGTTTCGAGCGCATCTCCTAAATCTTCAGGCTCTGAGTCATGGTTTTCTCAGTTGCCTTTCAAATCCCTTTGGCACAAGAACTCGTAG